In the Actinomycetes bacterium genome, one interval contains:
- a CDS encoding helix-turn-helix domain-containing protein, translated as MDDLGQRLRRFREDRRWTQAALAEHAGVSKPYLSELEGNAGRRPSGQILLKLADALGVTVADLLGRQIVPSQEPDIPPSLREFATRRGLPESDIQMLAGIRFRGEAPRTPQRWEHIYNAIRTSQALDDDAS; from the coding sequence GTGGACGACCTCGGCCAGAGACTGCGAAGGTTCCGGGAGGATCGCCGCTGGACCCAGGCGGCCCTCGCCGAGCACGCGGGTGTGTCCAAACCCTACCTGTCGGAGTTGGAGGGCAACGCCGGACGGCGACCCTCCGGCCAGATCCTGCTGAAGCTCGCCGACGCCCTCGGGGTCACGGTCGCCGATCTCCTCGGCCGCCAGATCGTGCCCTCCCAGGAGCCCGACATCCCACCCAGCCTGCGCGAATTTGCAACCCGGAGGGGCCTGCCGGAGAGCGACATACAGATGCTAGCCGGCATCCGGTTTCGCGGTGAGGCGCCGCGCACCCCGCAGCGGTGGGAGCACATCTACAACGCCATCCGCACAAGCCAGGCCCTAGATGACGATGCGTCGTAG
- a CDS encoding CBASS cGAMP-activated phospholipase: protein MATHQMYRPTLADDPPSRFQILALDGGGVKALFTAHVLARLEDDLGVRIRDSFDLIAGTSAGGIIALALGAGLRPADIVRHYQQLAATVFPASRRRWWHLPARLHRPTYPQQPLREALHEVLGDRLLGSSDKRLLIPSWDLQCGQVHLFKTPHHPRFTRDWKLPMVDVALATSAAPTFLPAARVDGHRLVDGGVWANNPSVVAITEAVSVLGVPLDAIRVLNVGTTDEVTNHPKRLDDGGLFTWAKHAAPLVLAAGSRGAQGIAEHLVGRDRYSRFDAQVPAGLYAIDDADPDDLAGLAAAQSRTLSPTYTARFAGHAAGPYQPLQPTPNTTEYA from the coding sequence ATGGCCACCCACCAGATGTACCGACCGACGCTCGCCGACGACCCGCCGTCCCGCTTCCAGATCCTCGCGTTGGACGGCGGCGGCGTGAAGGCCCTGTTCACCGCGCACGTGCTCGCCCGCCTCGAGGACGACCTCGGCGTCCGCATCCGCGACAGCTTCGACCTCATCGCCGGCACCTCCGCCGGCGGAATCATCGCCCTGGCGCTGGGCGCCGGCCTGCGGCCCGCCGACATCGTCCGGCACTACCAGCAGCTGGCGGCCACGGTATTCCCCGCTTCCCGGCGGCGCTGGTGGCACCTACCGGCCCGCCTGCATCGACCTACGTATCCGCAGCAGCCGCTTCGTGAGGCGCTGCACGAAGTGCTCGGTGACCGATTACTCGGCAGCAGCGACAAGCGCCTGCTCATCCCGTCCTGGGACCTCCAGTGCGGGCAGGTGCACCTGTTCAAGACGCCGCACCACCCGCGGTTCACCCGCGACTGGAAGCTCCCCATGGTCGATGTCGCCCTGGCAACCTCAGCGGCCCCTACCTTCCTGCCCGCCGCCCGGGTCGATGGGCACCGGCTGGTCGACGGCGGCGTCTGGGCCAACAATCCGTCGGTGGTGGCGATCACCGAGGCGGTCAGCGTCCTCGGCGTGCCCTTGGACGCGATCCGAGTACTAAATGTCGGCACCACCGACGAGGTGACCAACCATCCCAAGAGGCTCGACGACGGCGGGCTCTTTACCTGGGCGAAGCACGCCGCCCCGCTCGTCCTGGCCGCCGGTAGCCGCGGCGCTCAGGGCATCGCCGAGCACCTGGTCGGCAGGGACCGCTACAGCCGCTTCGACGCCCAGGTACCGGCCGGCCTGTACGCCATCGACGACGCCGACCCCGACGACCTCGCTGGCCTCGCCGCGGCCCAAAGCCGCACGCTCAGCCCCACCTACACCGCCCGGTTCGCCGGCCACGCCGCCGGCCCCTACCAGCCGCTCCAGCCGACCCCCAACACCACGGAGTACGCCTGA